One window from the genome of Mucilaginibacter ginsenosidivorans encodes:
- a CDS encoding ATP-binding protein: MNEVNTSVLVIDDEEMVRDNIEDILIPRNQSEEQEDIDNAFDVLFGNTKPLLLTRTPSIPVFTVDKASNGMDGLKKVQKAIENGTPYAVIFLDMRMPGWNGLETAIEIRKVDAKAEIIFITAYSDRSIDEIVDQAGQNVGYHCKPYAPEEIIQLATKACTDYNKLRNLEKLIESIANIGLNKNQLNSLLKNILEQLAGSLDTTMALIGKLDKDLNYEKILSIGAIEERINIDELTARVKAADLEKDEVCQLDELVLARMENYYVFALLQKVEKLKTEKMYLLKLFVQNAAHAIRNAELNDKLIQKEKLSAVGQVIGMVMHDLRTPIKNIKFMTDMMREEGAENDLIDMIDQSAEQASDIFEDFLDFIKEIPVQKKPVDINKITLEAIDQAKCIEGCGCISIQAYMPDGLIVPGDESKLRRVISNLVNNAADVLFDHKVQNPFVHISGWVEEKNLMLAICDNGPGIPQDIMGTLFDPFVTKNKKNGTGLGLAIVKQYVSAHGGKIAVSNNKGAVFTISLPLA, from the coding sequence ATGAACGAAGTTAATACATCAGTTTTGGTTATTGATGACGAGGAAATGGTGAGGGATAACATTGAAGACATCCTGATACCACGCAACCAGTCCGAAGAACAGGAAGACATTGACAATGCCTTCGATGTGTTGTTTGGCAATACTAAACCATTGTTACTGACACGTACTCCCAGCATTCCGGTGTTCACCGTCGACAAAGCTTCAAACGGCATGGACGGCCTCAAAAAGGTTCAGAAAGCCATTGAGAACGGCACTCCTTATGCGGTTATATTCCTGGACATGCGCATGCCCGGCTGGAACGGCCTGGAAACCGCCATCGAGATACGCAAAGTTGACGCCAAAGCTGAAATTATCTTTATTACCGCCTACAGCGACCGCTCCATCGACGAGATCGTAGACCAGGCCGGCCAGAATGTGGGCTATCATTGCAAACCATACGCTCCCGAAGAAATTATACAGCTGGCTACCAAAGCCTGCACCGATTACAACAAACTTAGGAATTTGGAGAAACTGATCGAGTCGATAGCGAATATCGGCCTGAATAAAAATCAGCTAAATTCATTATTAAAAAACATACTGGAACAGCTTGCCGGTTCGCTGGACACCACCATGGCCCTGATCGGCAAACTGGATAAGGACCTGAATTACGAGAAAATATTATCCATTGGCGCTATTGAAGAGCGCATTAATATCGACGAGCTTACGGCCCGTGTAAAAGCTGCCGACCTGGAGAAAGACGAGGTTTGCCAGTTAGATGAGCTGGTGCTTGCCCGTATGGAGAACTATTATGTTTTCGCCCTGCTTCAGAAAGTTGAAAAGCTGAAGACGGAGAAAATGTACCTGCTGAAACTGTTTGTACAAAACGCGGCACACGCTATCCGCAATGCAGAGTTAAATGACAAATTGATACAGAAGGAAAAGCTATCCGCTGTGGGCCAGGTTATCGGTATGGTGATGCACGACCTGCGGACGCCTATCAAGAACATCAAATTTATGACGGATATGATGCGCGAGGAAGGCGCCGAAAACGACCTGATAGACATGATAGACCAGTCGGCTGAGCAGGCATCGGATATATTTGAAGACTTTTTAGATTTTATCAAAGAAATACCTGTACAGAAGAAACCTGTCGACATCAATAAAATAACGCTTGAGGCTATTGACCAGGCTAAATGTATTGAAGGATGCGGCTGCATCTCCATCCAGGCCTACATGCCCGACGGCCTGATAGTGCCCGGCGACGAAAGCAAATTGCGCAGGGTGATAAGCAACCTCGTAAATAATGCGGCTGATGTGCTGTTTGATCATAAAGTTCAAAACCCGTTTGTACACATTTCGGGGTGGGTTGAGGAAAAAAACCTGATGCTGGCCATTTGTGATAACGGGCCGGGCATTCCGCAGGATATAATGGGTACCCTTTTCGACCCGTTCGTCACCAAAAACAAGAAGAACGGTACCGGCCTTGGCCTGGCCATAGTAAAGCAGTATGTGAGCGCCCATGGCGGTAAAATTGCGGTAAGCAACAACAAGGGTGCGGTGTTTACTATCAGCCTGCCATTAGCCTAA
- a CDS encoding MFS transporter: MRGNKNLWVLVLICVINSLGFGLIVPLIYQYGKEFGLTKQTLGLLTASFSIAQFFATPLLGALSDKFGRKPILVISLAGTFVSFILFAEARSMLMLFASRILDGLTGGNISVAQAMVSDSSTPENRSKNFGILGSAFAFGFIIGPAIGGLLSKFGLQVPFFFAAGVSLLGVLCSIFFLQETNGEGKKSAETPHYLEIFKSLATIMTKPIVGTAIFTGFLLTMAQFTMVIGFQVFSIDVLKVDTTTLGWFFAAFSIVGIVAQLSISAVTRALKSKTLILFISTLFCAVAMLLAGFATGFLIFGACLTVYGLFNGLRNPMLNAIIAENNSRSEQGRVLGINQSYVSLGQILGPIGAGFIGALSVHAIFFLSAFYILIALLFSMRLRKKQQD, encoded by the coding sequence ATGCGGGGAAATAAAAACCTGTGGGTATTAGTACTTATTTGTGTCATCAATTCGCTGGGATTTGGCCTTATCGTTCCGCTGATATACCAATACGGCAAGGAATTCGGCCTAACCAAGCAAACCCTCGGGCTGCTTACCGCTTCGTTTTCCATTGCACAATTTTTTGCCACACCGCTGCTGGGCGCGCTTTCCGATAAGTTTGGCCGCAAGCCTATTCTCGTTATCAGTTTGGCGGGCACGTTTGTATCCTTCATTTTGTTTGCCGAGGCCCGAAGCATGCTGATGTTGTTCGCGTCGCGTATACTGGATGGTCTTACAGGGGGTAATATATCCGTGGCACAAGCCATGGTGTCCGATAGTTCAACGCCTGAAAATCGTTCGAAAAACTTTGGTATCCTGGGCTCGGCTTTTGCATTCGGTTTTATTATAGGGCCCGCTATTGGCGGATTGTTGAGTAAATTCGGGTTGCAGGTGCCCTTTTTCTTCGCGGCGGGGGTATCGTTGCTGGGAGTGTTGTGTTCCATATTCTTTTTACAGGAAACCAACGGCGAAGGCAAGAAAAGTGCGGAAACCCCGCATTATCTCGAAATATTTAAATCGCTTGCTACCATCATGACCAAGCCTATTGTCGGCACGGCTATTTTTACCGGGTTTTTGCTCACCATGGCGCAATTTACCATGGTTATAGGTTTCCAGGTTTTCAGCATCGATGTGCTGAAGGTAGATACTACCACGCTCGGCTGGTTCTTTGCGGCCTTTAGTATTGTTGGCATCGTCGCGCAGCTTAGTATTTCGGCAGTAACCAGGGCCTTAAAATCAAAAACATTGATCCTGTTTATTTCAACGCTGTTTTGTGCTGTCGCGATGTTGCTTGCCGGTTTTGCAACGGGTTTTCTCATCTTCGGAGCTTGCCTTACGGTATACGGACTGTTCAACGGCTTGCGAAACCCTATGCTTAATGCCATTATTGCCGAAAACAATTCACGGTCGGAGCAGGGGAGGGTATTGGGGATCAACCAGTCGTATGTGTCGTTAGGGCAGATATTGGGCCCGATCGGCGCGGGTTTTATCGGCGCATTGTCAGTTCATGCAATATTCTTCCTGTCAGCATTTTATATTTTAATAGCTTTGTTGTTTAGTATGCGCCTGCGCAAAAAACAACAAGATTAA
- a CDS encoding MarC family protein, producing the protein MDIFNIKEIISVTMILFAIIDIMGAIPVIIELRQKAGHIQSEKASVAVLILMVGFLYAGNGLLSLIGIDIASFAIAGSLVIFFIAMEMILGIKFFKEDDVPDTVSIVPLAFPLIAGAGTMTTLLSLKSQYQTQNIIVGIVLNTLFVYLVLKNVKWLEKLLGKTGVSILRKAFGVILLAIAIKLFRSNTHL; encoded by the coding sequence ATGGATATATTCAACATTAAGGAGATCATTTCGGTAACGATGATCCTTTTTGCCATTATCGACATTATGGGCGCCATTCCCGTGATCATCGAGCTGCGCCAAAAGGCCGGGCACATTCAATCCGAAAAAGCGTCGGTTGCCGTATTGATACTCATGGTAGGTTTCCTGTATGCGGGCAATGGTTTGCTTAGCCTTATTGGTATCGATATAGCGTCTTTTGCTATAGCCGGTTCGCTGGTGATATTTTTTATTGCGATGGAAATGATACTGGGCATCAAATTTTTTAAAGAAGACGACGTGCCCGATACCGTATCCATTGTACCGCTGGCCTTTCCGCTTATAGCCGGCGCCGGAACCATGACCACCCTGCTTTCACTCAAATCACAATACCAAACACAGAATATCATTGTGGGTATTGTGCTGAACACACTGTTTGTTTACCTGGTATTAAAGAATGTAAAATGGCTGGAGAAGCTACTCGGCAAAACCGGTGTCAGCATCCTGCGAAAAGCGTTCGGGGTGATACTGCTGGCCATAGCTATCAAGCTGTTCAGGAGTAATACGCATCTTTAA
- a CDS encoding DinB family protein, translated as MQDARLTTILSLKNLTVAELHWQYKTGWNTIGALLSHMVAIENYFRVEFVEGRKLTDEETQKWLPAMDMGKYLPQLITGQAVEHYVAELSRSREMMLASLANVTHDDLTRRINDYDAETGCNLAWVLYHMVEDEIYHRGQISIIRKFYRDMGGV; from the coding sequence TTGCAGGATGCCCGGCTTACCACCATCCTGTCGCTCAAAAACTTAACGGTGGCCGAACTGCACTGGCAATATAAAACAGGGTGGAACACTATTGGCGCTTTGCTCTCGCACATGGTAGCTATTGAGAATTATTTTCGGGTGGAGTTTGTGGAGGGGCGAAAGTTAACGGACGAGGAAACCCAAAAATGGCTGCCTGCAATGGATATGGGCAAATACCTGCCGCAACTGATAACCGGGCAAGCTGTTGAACATTATGTAGCCGAACTTAGCCGGTCGCGGGAAATGATGCTTGCTTCATTAGCTAACGTTACGCACGACGACCTTACCCGCCGGATAAACGATTACGATGCCGAAACCGGCTGCAACCTGGCCTGGGTTTTATATCATATGGTGGAGGACGAAATATACCATCGCGGGCAGATCAGCATCATCAGGAAGTTTTACAGAGATATGGGTGGGGTGTGA
- a CDS encoding DUF2306 domain-containing protein, producing the protein METAKYIFKTTGIYLVLCVATFLMLLGIVRYIPMQDNIGFLKFKQDYIHIIPWKIAFYTHVFSVIFALLAGLTQFSSFILKEHRRVHKIMGKIYAYDILFINFPAAFIMAIYANGQLPGKTAFLVLDCLWFWFTYKAVAEVRRKNIKAHKEYMIRSYALTLSAVTLRTWKIIILGFVYVDPLHLYMIDAWMGFVPNLLLAEWLIRRKRAANKKAIALS; encoded by the coding sequence TTGGAAACCGCAAAGTACATTTTCAAAACCACCGGCATATACCTGGTTTTGTGCGTCGCGACATTTTTAATGCTGCTGGGCATTGTGCGTTACATCCCGATGCAGGATAATATCGGCTTCCTCAAATTCAAACAGGATTACATCCACATCATTCCCTGGAAGATCGCTTTTTATACACACGTATTCTCGGTAATATTCGCCCTGCTGGCGGGCTTAACACAGTTCTCCAGTTTTATCCTGAAGGAACACCGCCGTGTCCACAAAATAATGGGCAAAATATATGCTTATGATATCCTGTTCATCAATTTTCCGGCTGCTTTCATCATGGCTATTTATGCCAACGGGCAGCTGCCGGGCAAAACCGCCTTTCTTGTTCTGGATTGCCTGTGGTTCTGGTTCACCTACAAAGCTGTAGCCGAAGTGAGGCGCAAAAACATCAAAGCGCATAAGGAATACATGATACGAAGCTACGCACTCACCCTTTCGGCAGTAACGCTGCGGACTTGGAAAATTATTATTTTAGGTTTTGTTTACGTCGATCCCCTGCATCTTTACATGATAGATGCGTGGATGGGTTTTGTGCCGAATTTGTTGCTGGCCGAATGGTTGATACGAAGGAAGAGAGCAGCCAATAAAAAGGCTATCGCTCTATCCTGA
- a CDS encoding RsmB/NOP family class I SAM-dependent RNA methyltransferase, whose translation MKALNQLKTFQRILGAYPAEMPLSKFLPGFYRQNKQMGSTDRKVASRLIYNYFRLGKALDNTPTEERLMVAEFLCNNQTNSFLQHFKPEWALCIGFDIGEKLKLVKNAYPAFKLADVFPWSAGLSDGIDKDIFLKSFFIQPDLFIRVREGSETMVKGVLAKADITYKDEGNGCLALPNGTRLDALFPQQNWFEVQDHSSQQTANWFKPNKWDAWWDACAASGGKSLLLHELQPDIKLVVSDIRESILDNLDGRFQNAGLIKYQKKLLDLTKNVDPELHDYAFDGIILDAPCSGSGTWGRTPEMISQFQSQKIEFFQKLQQSIAANVAKYLKPGKPLIYITCSALKAENEDAVNFMVKQLGLKVESMQVLKGYERRADTMFVARLSPPAP comes from the coding sequence ATGAAGGCACTTAACCAGCTTAAGACATTTCAGCGAATATTGGGTGCCTACCCTGCCGAAATGCCCTTAAGCAAGTTTTTGCCGGGCTTTTACCGTCAAAACAAACAAATGGGCTCAACCGACCGCAAGGTAGCCAGCCGGCTCATTTACAACTACTTTCGCCTTGGTAAAGCTTTAGATAATACGCCAACCGAAGAGCGCCTGATGGTGGCCGAATTTCTGTGCAACAACCAAACGAATTCGTTTTTGCAGCATTTTAAACCCGAATGGGCATTGTGCATCGGGTTTGACATAGGCGAAAAGCTGAAACTGGTTAAAAACGCCTACCCTGCCTTTAAACTGGCAGACGTATTCCCCTGGTCGGCGGGGCTGTCGGATGGTATTGATAAGGATATTTTTCTCAAATCATTCTTTATCCAGCCCGACCTGTTCATCCGCGTACGCGAAGGTTCGGAAACCATGGTAAAGGGTGTATTGGCGAAGGCCGATATTACCTATAAGGACGAAGGCAACGGCTGCCTGGCCCTGCCTAATGGCACCCGGCTGGATGCACTTTTCCCGCAGCAAAACTGGTTCGAGGTGCAGGATCATTCCTCGCAGCAAACGGCTAACTGGTTTAAGCCTAATAAATGGGATGCCTGGTGGGATGCCTGCGCGGCATCGGGCGGTAAGTCGTTGCTGCTGCACGAGCTGCAGCCTGATATCAAGCTGGTGGTATCGGATATACGTGAATCTATATTAGATAATCTTGACGGCCGCTTTCAAAATGCCGGGCTGATCAAATACCAGAAAAAACTGCTCGACCTCACCAAAAATGTCGACCCGGAACTGCACGATTATGCTTTCGATGGTATTATCCTTGACGCGCCATGCAGCGGTTCGGGCACCTGGGGCCGTACGCCCGAAATGATCAGCCAGTTTCAATCGCAGAAAATTGAGTTCTTTCAAAAACTGCAGCAAAGCATCGCCGCTAACGTGGCCAAATACCTTAAACCCGGTAAGCCGCTTATTTACATCACCTGTTCGGCCCTAAAAGCCGAAAACGAAGACGCCGTCAATTTTATGGTAAAACAACTGGGTCTGAAAGTGGAAAGTATGCAGGTATTGAAAGGCTATGAACGCCGGGCCGATACGATGTTTGTGGCGAGATTAAGCCCCCCTGCCCCCTGA
- a CDS encoding ABC transporter substrate-binding protein, which yields MTSARNHLPLLSGNRWLFFAGIALLAAACSPKVRPVTTAASSKKEQPAVTKKEQEKPEAKLVAAKTASIAMLLPLELDNLNPGGAYNSTTLSHANLSLDFYQGFKLALDTLAERGYNFKLQLFDTKDQVPEAQSLGYNAAIRSSNLVVGPIFPDDMHAFADILSGPPKLIVSPLSPASPSNIKNPNLVTVATPLVYHAKGAADYINEHYRPKKVFILKSGFSDENNYIIPFKKQIDSIGKGKIKVVAEVIQRGQLNGLMPQLSATEENIFVVPSTNQGFLMVTLHSLDSLSKNYKVVVFGHPNWRKFAYLKTDLLSDLKTHITSTSRVDWKDAAIAAFARDYRRAYRTEPNYYAIMGYDEGMYFGGLLTGGTDIKTLDKADFTGILNKYHFIKRPGVGWINTHVNVLQYDNFELKKAE from the coding sequence ATGACATCAGCTCGAAACCACCTGCCACTATTGAGTGGGAATAGGTGGTTATTTTTTGCAGGTATTGCCTTGCTGGCCGCAGCTTGTTCGCCCAAAGTGCGCCCGGTAACTACCGCAGCCAGTTCAAAAAAAGAGCAGCCCGCAGTTACTAAAAAAGAGCAGGAAAAGCCCGAAGCCAAGCTGGTTGCAGCCAAAACGGCAAGCATAGCTATGCTGCTGCCGCTGGAACTGGATAACCTTAATCCCGGCGGGGCATATAACTCCACCACGCTATCGCACGCCAACCTTTCACTCGATTTTTACCAGGGTTTCAAACTGGCGCTTGATACACTTGCCGAACGCGGCTATAATTTCAAACTTCAGTTGTTCGACACCAAGGACCAGGTGCCCGAGGCGCAAAGCCTTGGCTATAACGCCGCCATCCGCAGCAGTAACCTGGTAGTGGGCCCTATTTTCCCTGACGACATGCACGCTTTTGCCGATATACTTTCGGGGCCGCCAAAGCTTATTGTATCGCCCCTGTCGCCGGCTTCGCCATCAAACATTAAAAACCCCAACCTGGTTACCGTGGCTACCCCGCTGGTGTACCATGCCAAAGGCGCCGCGGATTATATTAATGAGCACTACAGGCCGAAAAAAGTATTCATTCTTAAATCCGGGTTTAGCGACGAGAATAATTACATCATACCTTTCAAAAAGCAAATTGACAGTATTGGCAAGGGGAAGATAAAAGTGGTTGCCGAGGTCATCCAACGGGGTCAACTTAACGGACTAATGCCGCAGTTGTCAGCCACCGAGGAGAATATATTTGTCGTACCATCAACCAACCAGGGTTTCCTGATGGTTACCCTGCATTCGCTCGACTCATTATCAAAAAACTATAAAGTGGTAGTGTTCGGCCATCCTAACTGGCGCAAATTCGCTTACCTGAAAACCGATCTGTTGTCCGACCTGAAAACGCATATCACATCTACCAGCCGCGTGGATTGGAAGGACGCCGCCATAGCGGCCTTTGCGCGCGATTATCGCAGGGCCTACCGTACCGAGCCAAACTATTACGCCATTATGGGATATGACGAGGGTATGTACTTTGGCGGTTTACTTACGGGTGGTACCGATATCAAAACGCTGGATAAGGCTGACTTCACCGGTATACTTAACAAATACCATTTCATAAAGCGCCCGGGCGTAGGCTGGATAAATACGCATGTAAATGTGCTCCAATATGATAACTTTGAGCTGAAAAAAGCAGAATGA
- the guaA gene encoding glutamine-hydrolyzing GMP synthase produces MQEKILILDFGSQFTQLIARRVRELNIYCEIHPFNHFPELDSSVKGIVLSGSPYSVRQEDAPLFDFAKYHKTLPILGVCYGAQNIAHFNGGEVMKSSSREYGRANLQYIEKGNPLFKNVPSGSQVWMSHADTIVSLGKDFEIIASTDTVKVAAFHIKDTQTFGIQFHPEVTHSIDGKQLLENFLVDICGCVQDWTPDSFIETTVAGLKEKLGGDKVVLGLSGGVDSSVAAVLLHHAIGKNLYCIFVDNGLLRKDEFESVLDSYKHMGLNVKGVDAKQRFYDALAGLTDPEKKRKAIGRVFIEVFDDEAHQVQDVKWLGQGTIYPDVIESVSVKGPSATIKSHHNVGGLPDFMKLKVVEPLNTLFKDEVRKVGKALGIDPNILGRHPFPGPGLAIRILGEVTPQKVAILQEADAIYINNLRSAGVYDKVWQAGTIFLPVQSVGVMGDERTYENVVCLRAVESLDGMTADWCHLPYDLLAKISNEIINNVKGINRVVYDISSKPPATIEWE; encoded by the coding sequence ATGCAAGAAAAAATCCTGATTCTTGACTTTGGCTCGCAGTTCACCCAACTCATCGCGCGCCGTGTCAGGGAGCTCAATATCTATTGTGAGATCCACCCTTTCAATCACTTTCCCGAACTTGACAGCAGCGTAAAAGGCATCGTCCTTTCCGGCAGCCCCTACTCCGTAAGGCAGGAAGACGCACCGCTTTTCGATTTTGCCAAGTACCATAAAACGCTGCCTATTTTAGGCGTATGCTATGGCGCTCAAAACATCGCCCATTTCAACGGTGGCGAAGTTATGAAGTCGAGCTCCCGCGAATATGGCCGGGCAAACCTGCAATACATTGAAAAGGGGAACCCCTTATTTAAAAACGTTCCTTCCGGTTCGCAGGTATGGATGTCGCATGCCGATACCATTGTGAGCCTCGGTAAAGATTTCGAGATCATTGCCAGCACCGATACCGTAAAGGTGGCGGCGTTCCATATTAAAGACACACAAACCTTCGGTATACAGTTCCACCCCGAAGTGACCCATAGTATTGACGGCAAGCAATTGCTTGAGAACTTCCTGGTTGACATTTGCGGCTGCGTCCAGGACTGGACACCTGATTCGTTCATCGAAACTACCGTTGCCGGATTGAAAGAGAAACTGGGCGGCGATAAGGTTGTCCTCGGTCTTTCCGGCGGTGTCGACTCGTCGGTAGCAGCGGTTTTGCTGCACCACGCCATCGGCAAAAACTTGTATTGCATATTTGTAGACAACGGCCTGTTGCGTAAGGATGAGTTCGAATCGGTTTTGGATTCGTACAAGCACATGGGCCTGAATGTAAAAGGTGTTGATGCCAAACAGCGTTTCTATGATGCCTTAGCCGGGTTAACCGACCCCGAGAAAAAACGCAAAGCTATCGGCCGGGTGTTTATAGAGGTATTTGACGATGAGGCCCACCAGGTACAGGATGTGAAATGGCTTGGCCAGGGAACCATTTACCCGGATGTGATCGAATCCGTTTCGGTAAAGGGCCCTTCGGCTACCATCAAATCGCACCATAACGTGGGTGGCTTGCCCGACTTTATGAAACTGAAAGTGGTTGAACCTTTAAATACACTTTTTAAGGACGAAGTGCGCAAAGTTGGCAAAGCTTTAGGCATCGACCCAAATATTTTGGGCCGTCACCCCTTCCCGGGTCCCGGACTGGCAATCAGGATATTAGGCGAGGTTACCCCGCAAAAAGTGGCTATCCTGCAGGAAGCCGACGCAATTTATATCAACAATTTGCGGTCGGCAGGTGTTTACGATAAAGTTTGGCAGGCCGGCACCATATTTTTACCGGTACAGTCGGTAGGTGTTATGGGCGATGAGCGTACTTACGAAAACGTGGTTTGCCTTCGCGCAGTGGAATCATTAGACGGCATGACCGCCGACTGGTGCCATTTACCATACGATCTGCTGGCTAAAATATCCAACGAGATCATTAACAATGTTAAAGGAATAAACCGGGTAGTATATGACATCAGCTCGAAACCACCTGCCACTATTGAGTGGGAATAG
- a CDS encoding type II toxin-antitoxin system VapC family toxin: MSGKEILVDTNIILYLLNGSDTLEDFLQGKYIYLSFITELELVGYKNITTKEEKRIKDLLHDCSVIALNDLIKQEYIELRKKYHLKLADAIIAATALTLDYPIITADKQFKIIKELKLITYQHTANLTGDR; this comes from the coding sequence ATGAGTGGGAAAGAGATATTAGTTGATACCAACATAATTCTATACCTCTTAAATGGGAGCGACACGTTAGAGGATTTTTTGCAAGGTAAATACATTTATCTATCCTTTATAACTGAGTTAGAATTAGTTGGCTACAAGAATATCACCACAAAGGAAGAAAAGCGCATTAAAGACCTTTTACATGATTGTTCAGTGATTGCTTTAAATGACCTTATTAAGCAGGAATATATTGAACTAAGGAAAAAATATCATTTGAAATTAGCAGATGCCATAATAGCAGCCACAGCGTTAACTCTGGATTATCCGATTATTACAGCTGATAAACAATTTAAAATTATTAAAGAATTAAAGCTGATAACTTATCAGCATACTGCAAACCTTACGGGTGATCGCTGA
- a CDS encoding tetratricopeptide repeat protein, producing the protein MLKRYIFLLILGSVTTLAKAQTADTVLLNKLGDFDMATLNDDSYGAVMAGQRILPDTAKLEPKARIAFFAKLAKVFDDVEQDADAVIYYEKVAAAEPNYFVVQRALGYLYNDRAEDIQLKLYRTPTTDPSYPQIADVYKKAVLKALPYLEKAQACDPDDDTLDLIKTLYLNTGDKKGLQSLSSRLPAMAKHCVDLLDDK; encoded by the coding sequence ATGCTTAAAAGATATATTTTCCTGTTGATACTGGGTTCGGTAACAACCCTCGCCAAAGCACAAACAGCGGATACCGTGTTGCTTAATAAGCTGGGGGACTTTGATATGGCTACTTTAAATGACGATAGCTACGGTGCTGTTATGGCCGGTCAAAGGATTCTGCCCGACACAGCAAAACTTGAGCCTAAGGCTCGCATTGCTTTTTTTGCCAAGCTCGCCAAAGTTTTTGATGATGTGGAGCAGGATGCAGATGCGGTTATCTACTACGAAAAAGTAGCCGCTGCCGAACCCAACTATTTTGTGGTGCAACGGGCGCTTGGCTACCTGTATAACGACCGCGCCGAGGATATCCAATTGAAACTATACCGCACACCCACTACCGACCCATCCTACCCTCAAATAGCCGATGTTTACAAAAAAGCCGTACTTAAGGCCCTGCCCTATTTGGAAAAGGCCCAGGCCTGCGACCCGGATGATGATACTTTAGACCTGATCAAGACACTTTATTTAAACACAGGCGACAAAAAGGGCTTGCAATCACTAAGCAGCCGTCTGCCCGCTATGGCGAAACATTGTGTTGATCTATTAGACGATAAGTAA
- a CDS encoding Pr6Pr family membrane protein: MKKFLSVLFALTGWFAVTAQFALMIENRSAPVAETIIRFFSFFTILTNILVAVYFTLNTFNPAIVRKPGTLTAVTIYIFMAGAVYQVILRATWNPEGLQLIVDELLHTVIPVLAIIFWAVYEDKKAVTLRQIPKWVIYPLAYLAFILIRGSFSNFYPYPFVNVSEIGMTKTLLNSAVLVLVFFIISALFVITGKYFSKKQQEETASS, from the coding sequence ATGAAAAAATTCCTCTCCGTTTTATTTGCTTTGACCGGATGGTTTGCCGTGACAGCGCAGTTTGCGCTGATGATCGAAAACAGGTCTGCGCCGGTAGCTGAAACCATCATTCGCTTTTTTAGCTTCTTCACCATCCTTACAAATATCCTGGTAGCCGTTTATTTTACGCTGAACACTTTCAATCCGGCAATCGTGCGCAAACCTGGCACGCTCACCGCCGTTACCATTTATATTTTTATGGCGGGGGCTGTGTACCAGGTTATATTAAGGGCGACCTGGAACCCCGAGGGTTTGCAACTCATCGTCGACGAACTTCTTCATACCGTAATACCGGTTTTAGCGATCATTTTCTGGGCCGTGTATGAAGATAAAAAAGCGGTAACATTACGGCAAATCCCCAAATGGGTTATTTACCCGCTGGCTTACCTGGCGTTTATTCTGATACGCGGAAGCTTTTCTAATTTTTATCCCTACCCTTTTGTCAACGTCAGCGAAATAGGAATGACAAAAACGCTCTTAAATTCTGCTGTTTTAGTGCTGGTATTTTTCATTATCTCCGCACTGTTTGTTATTACAGGTAAATATTTTTCGAAAAAGCAGCAAGAGGAAACGGCTTCATCGTAA